The proteins below come from a single Sorghum bicolor cultivar BTx623 chromosome 4, Sorghum_bicolor_NCBIv3, whole genome shotgun sequence genomic window:
- the LOC110435026 gene encoding exosome complex component RRP45A-like isoform X3 has protein sequence MAMEHLRWRPTVNERDFIERALQSDLRVDGRHSFDFRKLKVTFGREDGSSEVQLGETHVMGYVTAQLVQPYRDRPNEGTLAIFTEFSPMADPAFEPGRPGESAIELGRVIDRGLRESRAVDMESLCVVAGKHVWSVRVDLHILDNGGNLIDAANIAALAALSTFRRPECTVGGDDGQQVTVHDPEVRDPLPLTIHHMPIAVTFAYFGEGNIVVLDPTYKEEAVMGGRMTVTVNSNGDVCAIQKAGGEGVMSSVIMQCLRIASVKAADITSKIKKAVDSYTTEKALKKVKRLPTSVPQKINVTDVIMEDKGDGELEKQTVQMPSDVQQISKGDEDHQSIKRNSPLTGDRIAKHKQTSTFIGGTSN, from the exons ATGGCCATGGAGCACCTCCGGTGGCGCCCCACGGTGAACGAGCGCGACTTCATCGAGCGCGCGCTCCAGTCCGACCTCCGCGTCGACGGCCGCCACTCCTTCGACTTCCGCAAGCTCAAGGTCACCTTCGGCAG GGAGGACGGCTCGTCGGAGGTGCAGCTCGGGGAGACGCATGTGATGGGCTACGTGACCGCACAGCTGGTGCAGCCGTACCGTGACAGGCCGAACGAGGGGACGCTGGCCATATTCACCGAGTTCTCACCCATGGCTGACCCCGCCTTCGAGCCTGGGCGTCCTGGGGAATCAGCAATAGAGCTTGGCCGAGTCATCGACCGTGGCCTCAG ggaGAGTCGAGCTGTTGACATGGAGTCCTTGTGTGTTGTTGCTGGGAAGCATGTCTGGTCCGTGCGTGTCGACCTTCACATCTTGGATAATGGAGG GAATCTCATTGATGCAGCTAACATTGCTGCATTGGCAGCTCTATCTACTTTCCGGAGACCTGAATGCACGGTTGGTGGGGACGATGGTCAGCAAGTTACAGTTCATGATCCTGAG GTTAGGGATCCGCTTCCTCTTACAATACATCATATGCCCATAGCTGTAACATTTGCATATTTTGGTGAAGGCAACATCGTG GTTCTTGATCCCACATACAAGGAAGAAGCAGTAATGGGAGGGAGGATGACTGTTACAGTTAACTCAAATGGTGATGTTTGTGCCATCCAGAAAGCTGGTGGAGAGGGTGTCATGTCAAGTGTTATCATGCAGTGTTTAAGAATTGCTTCGGTAAAGGCTGCTGATATAACAAGCAAAATAAAGAAAGCA GTTGACTCATACACCACCGAGAAAGCTTTAAAGAAAGTAAAACGTTTACCAACCTCGGTTCCTCAGAAAATTAATGTCACTGATGTAATTATGGAGGACAAAGGTGATGGTGAATTGGAAAAGCAAACAGTGCAGATGCCTAGTGACGTTCAGCAGATAAGCAAAGGTGATGAGGACCATCAAAGTATAAAAAGGAATTCACCCTTGACTGGGGATCGAATTGCTAAACACAAACAAACATCAACATTCATTGGTGGCACATCAAATTG A
- the LOC110435026 gene encoding exosome complex component RRP45A-like isoform X2 gives MAMEHLRWRPTVNERDFIERALQSDLRVDGRHSFDFRKLKVTFGREDGSSEVQLGETHVMGYVTAQLVQPYRDRPNEGTLAIFTEFSPMADPAFEPGRPGESAIELGRVIDRGLRESRAVDMESLCVVAGKHVWSVRVDLHILDNGGNLIDAANIAALAALSTFRRPECTVGGDDGQQVTVHDPEVRDPLPLTIHHMPIAVTFAYFGEGNIVVLDPTYKEEAVMGGRMTVTVNSNGDVCAIQKAGGEGVMSSVIMQCLRIASVKAADITSKIKKAVDSYTTEKALKKVKRLPTSVPQKINVTDVIMEDKGDGELEKQTVQMPSDVQQISKDPPTIVKMSSQEDAQPMTESSNAEVNTSSAVAAGESDESQEVGSPKSLKDAIKPKHKRKKKKSDKS, from the exons ATGGCCATGGAGCACCTCCGGTGGCGCCCCACGGTGAACGAGCGCGACTTCATCGAGCGCGCGCTCCAGTCCGACCTCCGCGTCGACGGCCGCCACTCCTTCGACTTCCGCAAGCTCAAGGTCACCTTCGGCAG GGAGGACGGCTCGTCGGAGGTGCAGCTCGGGGAGACGCATGTGATGGGCTACGTGACCGCACAGCTGGTGCAGCCGTACCGTGACAGGCCGAACGAGGGGACGCTGGCCATATTCACCGAGTTCTCACCCATGGCTGACCCCGCCTTCGAGCCTGGGCGTCCTGGGGAATCAGCAATAGAGCTTGGCCGAGTCATCGACCGTGGCCTCAG ggaGAGTCGAGCTGTTGACATGGAGTCCTTGTGTGTTGTTGCTGGGAAGCATGTCTGGTCCGTGCGTGTCGACCTTCACATCTTGGATAATGGAGG GAATCTCATTGATGCAGCTAACATTGCTGCATTGGCAGCTCTATCTACTTTCCGGAGACCTGAATGCACGGTTGGTGGGGACGATGGTCAGCAAGTTACAGTTCATGATCCTGAG GTTAGGGATCCGCTTCCTCTTACAATACATCATATGCCCATAGCTGTAACATTTGCATATTTTGGTGAAGGCAACATCGTG GTTCTTGATCCCACATACAAGGAAGAAGCAGTAATGGGAGGGAGGATGACTGTTACAGTTAACTCAAATGGTGATGTTTGTGCCATCCAGAAAGCTGGTGGAGAGGGTGTCATGTCAAGTGTTATCATGCAGTGTTTAAGAATTGCTTCGGTAAAGGCTGCTGATATAACAAGCAAAATAAAGAAAGCA GTTGACTCATACACCACCGAGAAAGCTTTAAAGAAAGTAAAACGTTTACCAACCTCGGTTCCTCAGAAAATTAATGTCACTGATGTAATTATGGAGGACAAAGGTGATGGTGAATTGGAAAAGCAAACAGTGCAGATGCCTAGTGACGTTCAGCAGATAAGCAAAG ATCCACCAACTATTGTCAAGATGAGCAGCCAAGAGGATGCCCAACCAATGACTGAATCATCGAATGCTGAGGTGAACACCTCAAGTGCTGTGGCTGCTGGAGAGTCTGATGAGTCCCAGGAGGTTGGATCGCCAAAGAGTCTAAAAGATGCTATCAAACCAAAAcataaaagaaagaagaagaaaagtgacAAGAGTTAG
- the LOC110435026 gene encoding exosome complex component RRP45A-like isoform X1 yields MAMEHLRWRPTVNERDFIERALQSDLRVDGRHSFDFRKLKVTFGREDGSSEVQLGETHVMGYVTAQLVQPYRDRPNEGTLAIFTEFSPMADPAFEPGRPGESAIELGRVIDRGLRESRAVDMESLCVVAGKHVWSVRVDLHILDNGGNLIDAANIAALAALSTFRRPECTVGGDDGQQVTVHDPEVRDPLPLTIHHMPIAVTFAYFGEGNIVVLDPTYKEEAVMGGRMTVTVNSNGDVCAIQKAGGEGVMSSVIMQCLRIASVKAADITSKIKKAVDSYTTEKALKKVKRLPTSVPQKINVTDVIMEDKGDGELEKQTVQMPSDVQQISKGDEDHQSIKRNSPLTGDRIAKHKQTSTFIGGTSNWDPYCKGVSLSSLRLSDLPDPPTIVKMSSQEDAQPMTESSNAEVNTSSAVAAGESDESQEVGSPKSLKDAIKPKHKRKKKKSDKS; encoded by the exons ATGGCCATGGAGCACCTCCGGTGGCGCCCCACGGTGAACGAGCGCGACTTCATCGAGCGCGCGCTCCAGTCCGACCTCCGCGTCGACGGCCGCCACTCCTTCGACTTCCGCAAGCTCAAGGTCACCTTCGGCAG GGAGGACGGCTCGTCGGAGGTGCAGCTCGGGGAGACGCATGTGATGGGCTACGTGACCGCACAGCTGGTGCAGCCGTACCGTGACAGGCCGAACGAGGGGACGCTGGCCATATTCACCGAGTTCTCACCCATGGCTGACCCCGCCTTCGAGCCTGGGCGTCCTGGGGAATCAGCAATAGAGCTTGGCCGAGTCATCGACCGTGGCCTCAG ggaGAGTCGAGCTGTTGACATGGAGTCCTTGTGTGTTGTTGCTGGGAAGCATGTCTGGTCCGTGCGTGTCGACCTTCACATCTTGGATAATGGAGG GAATCTCATTGATGCAGCTAACATTGCTGCATTGGCAGCTCTATCTACTTTCCGGAGACCTGAATGCACGGTTGGTGGGGACGATGGTCAGCAAGTTACAGTTCATGATCCTGAG GTTAGGGATCCGCTTCCTCTTACAATACATCATATGCCCATAGCTGTAACATTTGCATATTTTGGTGAAGGCAACATCGTG GTTCTTGATCCCACATACAAGGAAGAAGCAGTAATGGGAGGGAGGATGACTGTTACAGTTAACTCAAATGGTGATGTTTGTGCCATCCAGAAAGCTGGTGGAGAGGGTGTCATGTCAAGTGTTATCATGCAGTGTTTAAGAATTGCTTCGGTAAAGGCTGCTGATATAACAAGCAAAATAAAGAAAGCA GTTGACTCATACACCACCGAGAAAGCTTTAAAGAAAGTAAAACGTTTACCAACCTCGGTTCCTCAGAAAATTAATGTCACTGATGTAATTATGGAGGACAAAGGTGATGGTGAATTGGAAAAGCAAACAGTGCAGATGCCTAGTGACGTTCAGCAGATAAGCAAAGGTGATGAGGACCATCAAAGTATAAAAAGGAATTCACCCTTGACTGGGGATCGAATTGCTAAACACAAACAAACATCAACATTCATTGGTGGCACATCAAATTG GGATCCATATTGTAAAGGAGTTTCATTAAGCTCCCTCAGACTTTCTGATTTGCCGG ATCCACCAACTATTGTCAAGATGAGCAGCCAAGAGGATGCCCAACCAATGACTGAATCATCGAATGCTGAGGTGAACACCTCAAGTGCTGTGGCTGCTGGAGAGTCTGATGAGTCCCAGGAGGTTGGATCGCCAAAGAGTCTAAAAGATGCTATCAAACCAAAAcataaaagaaagaagaagaaaagtgacAAGAGTTAG